In Myxococcus virescens, a single window of DNA contains:
- a CDS encoding hotdog fold domain-containing protein, with protein sequence MSTGTKAVIRLRMSSHDAHYGGNLVDGARMLGLFGDVATELCIRSDGDEGLFRAYDSVEFLAPVYAGDFIEAEGEIISAGNTSRKMRFEARKVIKPRPDVNDSAADVLSEPVVVCRATGTCVVPKDKQRGQT encoded by the coding sequence GTGAGCACGGGAACGAAGGCGGTCATCCGGCTGCGCATGAGCAGCCACGACGCACATTACGGCGGCAACCTGGTGGACGGCGCGCGGATGCTGGGGCTCTTTGGCGACGTGGCCACGGAGCTGTGCATCCGCAGCGACGGGGACGAGGGCCTGTTTCGCGCCTATGACTCGGTGGAGTTCCTGGCCCCGGTGTACGCGGGCGACTTCATCGAGGCGGAGGGCGAAATCATCAGCGCGGGCAACACGTCGCGGAAGATGCGCTTCGAGGCGCGCAAGGTCATCAAGCCGCGGCCGGACGTGAATGACTCGGCGGCGGATGTCCTGTCGGAGCCGGTGGTGGTGTGCCGGGCCACGGGGACGTGTGTGGTGCCCAAGGACAAGCAGCGGGGGCAGACATGA